The following are from one region of the Gossypium hirsutum isolate 1008001.06 chromosome D03, Gossypium_hirsutum_v2.1, whole genome shotgun sequence genome:
- the LOC107950320 gene encoding autophagy-related protein 23: MNAHHASLGRRTLEEIRQKRAAERISKASSGSDLTKAPIPTDVQGMKKSDSENRLSEVDISGLVSQLKDLQKKNAELEENNQMLSVELQAKEAEHETLQTRFNDLEQNTVPSLRKALKDVAMEKDAAVVAREDLSAQLRMLKKRLKEAEDEQYRAEEDAAALRAELNSMQQQLMSNSFSGINAMGSSPDQVQALENELARLKSELQQESSLRQQERQQLAEEQARVSALTSEKQELEERLTAMSKRSSEVASEKGMRKEFSVEDKEKLEKQLHDMAVAVERLENSRQKLLMEIDNQSSEIERLFEENSNLSSSYQEAMNTAKQWENQVKDCLKQNEELRRILDNLRTEQASLLSKNGSGAIQTGSQGNTTEILSLKGQLVQEQSRADSLSAEVMQLSARLQQATLAYNSLARLYKPVLRNIESSLIKMKQDGSITI, from the exons ATGAACGCTCACCATGCTTCCCTCGGTCGACGGACG CTGGAGGAGATTCGTCAAAAGAGAGCCGCCGAAAGAATCAGCAAAGCTTCTTCCGGATCGGATCTCACCAAAGCTCCAATCCCTACTG ATGTTCAAGGCATGAAGAAATCAGATAGCGAAAATCGACTCTCTGAG GTGGATATTAGTGGTTTAGTATCTCAACTAAAGGACTTGCAGAAGAAAAATGCAGAATTAGAAGAAAATAACCAGATGTTATCTGTGGAG CTTCAAGCTAAGGAAGCTGAGCATGAAACACTGCAAACACGGTTTAATGATCTG GAACAGAATACTGTACCATCTCTAAGAAAGGCTCTGAAAGATGTTGCTATGGAGAAAGATGCTGCTGTTGTTGCGCGG GAGGACCTCTCAGCCCAACTTCGCATGCTCAAGAAACGCCTGAAAGAGGCAGAAGATGAGCAATACAGA GCTGAGGAAGATGCTGCAGCCTTGAGGGCTGAACTCAACTCAATGCAGCAACAATTGATGAGTAATTCATTTAGTGGAATAAATGCCATGGGGAGTTCACCAGATCAAGTACAAGCATTAGAAAATGAGTTGGCTAGATTGAAGTCTGAATTACAG CAAGAGTCATCGTTGAGGCAACAAGAGCGACAGCAATTAGCAGAGGAGCAAGCTCGGGTTTCTGCCCTGACATCAGAAAAGCAGGAACTGGAAGAAAGACTTACTGCTATGTCCAAAAGGAGTTCAG AAGTAGCCTCTGAGAAAGGAATGCGCAAGGAATTTTCAGTG GAAGATAAAGAAAAGCTTGAGAAACAGCTACATGATATGGCAGTAGCAGTGGAGAGACTTGAAAATAGCAGACAAAAACTTCTAATGGAG ATTGATAACCAATCTTCGGAGATAGAAAGGCTTTTTGAGGAAAATTCTAATCTCTCATCTTCGTATCAAGAGGCAATGAACACAGCAAAGCAGTGGGAGAATCAG GTTAAAGACTGTCTTAAGCAAAATGAAGAGCTTCGTAGAATTCTAGATAACTTGAGAACAGAGCAGGCTAGTTTGCTATCCAAAAACGGTTCTGGGGCTATTCAAACTGGTTCACAGGGAAATACAACTGAAATTCTCTCCCTCAAG GGACAACTTGTGCAAGAACAGAGCAGAGCAGATTCACTATCAGCTGAAGTAATGCAGCTTTCAGCGCGTCTCCAACAAGCGACGCTAGCATATAACAGTCTTGCACGCCT CTACAAACCAGTTCTCCGAAACATCGAAAGCAGTCTCATCAAAATGAAGCAAGATGGCTCGATTACCATCTAG